One Drosophila willistoni isolate 14030-0811.24 chromosome 2R unlocalized genomic scaffold, UCI_dwil_1.1 Seg167, whole genome shotgun sequence DNA segment encodes these proteins:
- the LOC111518805 gene encoding uncharacterized protein LOC111518805 — translation MAMARQFYFSKYTNFHKNHIKLFAVYMKTANLMQNFNVLKRSL, via the coding sequence ATGGCAATGGCCCGGCAGTTTTATTTTagcaaatatacaaattttcataaaaatcacaTTAAATTGTTTGCTGTTTATATGAAAACGGCAAATctaatgcaaaatttcaacgtGCTAAAGCGTTCGCTTTAA
- the LOC6643897 gene encoding malectin-A — translation MTWTTESYLQASSRLYICLIVFSCCLGQLVVLAAEPFHDSDSSANPLKVVYAVNAGGDEHTDRNGIHYEADPLRNVGIASDYGKHLLMIGRVQEQDEVLYRTERYHTTTFGYDFPADGDGDYALIMKFCEVYFDAPNRKVFDVLLNRKHTVVKQLDIYDQVGRGSAHDEIIYFKISNGRLHYEGETSDVRNGKLRLDFIKGALDNPKINAFALLKGDISQVARLHGTEASDRTSGPVNKDGNAKFRANQQQQDRVVRSQKELSPKTNVDEDDDYDDDEDLDDLEPEERHQHQLDDSEDSLHQHQQQHQQQQQHQQHANGNSKRPISGPRQPNPYSMDDSSILLPVFIAIGAFIPLLFCLCKL, via the coding sequence ATGACTTGGACCACGGAGAGCTACTTGCAGGCAAGTAGCCGGTTGTATATCTGCCTGATTGTGTTCTCGTGCTGTTTAGGTCAGCTGGTCGTACTGGCCGCTGAGCCATTCCACGACTCCGACTCCAGTGCCAATCCTCTCAAGGTGGTTTATGCCGTCAATGCTGGCGGGGATGAGCATACCGATCGAAATGGCATCCACTATGAGGCAGATCCTTTGCGGAATGTGGGCATAGCTTCGGATTATGGCAAGCATCTTCTAATGATTGGTCGTGTCCAAGAACAGGATGAAGTGCTCTATCGAACGGAGCGGTATCACACAACCACTTTTGGCTATGATTTTCCCgcagatggagatggagactATGCTCTTATAATGAAATTCTGTGAAGTCTATTTCGATGCGCCCAATCGCAAGGTTTTCGATGTGCTGCTCAATCGGAAGCATACTGTGGTCAAACAGTTGGATATCTACGATCAAGTGGGTCGAGGATCGGCCCATGACGAGATTATCTACTTTAAGATAAGCAACGGACGCCTGCATTACGAAGGCGAGACATCGGATGTGCGAAATGGCAAACTACGCTTGGACTTTATAAAGGGAGCCTTGGATAATCCCAAAATAAATGCTTTTGCTCTGCTCAAGGGCGATATCTCTCAAGTGGCACGTCTCCATGGCACAGAGGCAAGTGACAGAACATCGGGGCCTGTTAATAAGGATGGCAATGCCAAATTTCGAGCCAATCAGCAACAACAGGATCGCGTTGTGCGCTCACAAAAGGAACTAAGCCCCAAGACGAATGTGGACGAAGATGATGACTatgatgacgatgaggatCTTGATGATTTGGAGCCCGAGGAGAGACATCAACACCAGCTTGACGACTCGGAGGATTCATTACAtcagcaccaacaacagcaccaacaacagcagcaacaccaacagcatGCAAATGGAAATTCCAAACGTCCCATTAGTGGTCCACGTCAACCCAATCCATATTCCATGGATGATTCATCCATTTTGCTGCCTGTGTTCATTGCCATTGGCGCCTTTATACCATTACTGTTTTGCCTCTGCAAGCTATGA
- the LOC6643756 gene encoding WD repeat-containing protein 75: MSFADVDHLELQHLAGGNIVEHPPVFSAQGRFVFVRCGLKVQVFVTSTGELTRELYDATEPLISLEVDLRQPELLIGCTTSGQLLRWHWRTGVLQKTIKMQLGDEPTQILTCNLLDIYKGSDSACAFVTAKRKSGQPVAWYLVDTSTGEQYNVNCGLSLKIRTPLVDVGKGAFKYIILAQGFYIYFINYKTWKFWRFRNSDFVPITCVRLCPGVELAASGDQMGRIHLWRLFDKQDTVFSAICHWHHTPVTSLAFSPSGTSFYSAGREAVLVKWNAERPDERNFVPRMSSIIRHIVVSDGNEHILVCTEDNAMQFLSAQEFEVKSALQHFTYSLRDKTGKNLFPIGLRLNPRTNTLVLNGRTGHLQFYSAYTKNLLYNLRVVQSNQQCPEADKLIYNTRVTRAAFNIDWMATGEVYNDQENFAEVRLKFWKFNEKLQSYNLNTDINLPHEHGFKVIVFSNQFKVDNLRCATAGKDNIIKLWSMSASDNIYRPGQTWNCIAQTSYKQMTIGSICFAEDGSLLAAGYGNTLVLYDGRSLLQLQALSCPAGYDGVLAKAQLRLSKTLVNGTRKELFQQRQQLMAILKTLLNSNDAELIEQAKTLINASPKITAERLEVPEDTRKESVYKYIMKMSELSLHQKLQLLRRFDIQCSVSETHRNRLVEHLQRCLAPTQRLKELDAHLLRLQQRHRFKAKHQLDQLIRRRQKYEKVVKQELLPLFSTLQLDEHTKAKTAKQPQPPASQTQKGKGLKVPPAPLQGLAQISHVQFGAGAQAHLVAICTESRVLIWNLMTLRVQAGLKLSVTQLAFDPLTNLIAVITKNDELHVFQLNVPLPIYQRSNIPKTNGLVWLPRRQPRQSSINLDWQAQSTLLMLTQNQEIVYFAEPGQSPSDDAPAPMSFGSAASGTESLLKHATFGSYLIKQKASSNSADAANSKKSGPLIVGRGTHSAVNALVNLSAHTMPAMSLICNEFIKSLLTPADSLDTRLNGNGDDAGLTNGKLNGNGVAHSDESDAEDDQDEEQQQEQESLQVRKTLMEQNAKLDERQIGLEGDHLELDAKLKRIAALDIHLQF; encoded by the exons ATGAGTTTTGCTGACGTTGACCACCTGGAACTGCAGCATTTGGCTGGCGGCAACATTGTGGAACATCCGCCTGTCTTTTCCGCCCAAGGAAG ATTTGTATTCGTGCGATGTGGACTGAAGGTGCAAGTTTTTGTGACCAGCACAGGAGAATTGACGCGGGAATTGTATGATGCCACAGAACCATTGATTAGCCTGGAAGTGGATCTAAGGCAACCTGAACTGTTGATTGGATGCACCACGTCTGGACAGCTGCTGCGCTGGCATTGGCGCACCGGTGTGCTACAAAAGACTATAAAGATGCAGCTGGGCGATGAACCTACACAGATTTTGACCTGCAATTTGCTTGACATTTATAAAGGAAGTGATTCTGCCTGCGCCTTTGTCACAGCCAAGCGAAAGAGTGGTCAGCCAGTTGCCTGGTATTTGGTGGACACCAGCACAGGCGAACAGTACAATGTTAATTGTGGTCTTAGCTTAAA GATTCGCACACCTTTGGTGGATGTGGGCAAAGGAGCCTTCAAATATATTATCCTAGCACAAGGCTtctatatatactttattaaCTATAAAACATGGAAATTTTGGCGTTTTCGTAACTCGGATTTTGTGCCCATCACCTGTGTCCGCCTGTGTCCAGGTGTGGAATTGGCTGCCAGTGGTGATCAGATGGGACGCATTCACCTGTGGCGTCTATTCGATAAACAGGATACTGTATTCAGCGCCATCTGCCATTGGCATCACACGCCGGTTACCAGTTTAGCCTTTTCGCCAAGTGGCACGAGTTTCTACAGTGCCGGCCGTGAAGCAGTCCTGGTCAAATGGAATGCCGAGAGGCCAGATGAGCGTAACTTTGTGCCACGCATGTCTAGCATAATACGTCACATTGTGGTCAGTGATGGCAATGAACATATTCTCGTCTGCACCGAGGACAATGCCATGCAATTCCTGAGTGCCCAGGAATTTGAGGTCAAATCGGCTTTACAACATTTCACCTACAGCTTGAGAGATAAGACGGGCAAGAACCTATTTCCCATTGGCCTAAGGCTAAATCCTCGCACCAATACCTTGGTCCTTAATGGAAGAACTGGTCATCTGCAGTTCTATTCGGCCTATACAAAGAATTTGCTATACAAT CTGCGTGTGGTGCAAAGCAATCAACAATGCCCGGAAGCGGATAAACTCATCTATAATACCCGTGTAACGCGAGCTGCCTTTAACATCGATTGGATGGCCACCGGTGAGGTCTACAATGATCAGGAGAACTTTGCTGAAGTGCGTTTGAAATTTTGGAAATTCAATGAGAAATTGCAAAG ctACAATCTTAATACCGATATTAATCTGCCTCATGAGCATGGCTTTAAGGTCATTGTCTTTTCGAATCAATTCAAAGTTGATAATTTGCGTTGTGCCACGGCGGGCAAGGATAATATTATCAAATTGTGGTCGATGAGTGCATCGGATAATATCTATAGACCAGGACAGACATGGAATTGTATAGCTCAGACAAGTTATAAgcaaatgacaattggttcgaTTTGTTTTGCCGAAGATGGCTCACTCCTAGCTGCTGGCTATGGCAACACATTGGTCCTATACGATGGTCGCTCTTTGCTTCAACTCCAGGCTCTGAGTTGTCCCGCCGGCTATGATGGTGTCCTGGCCAAGGCGCAATTGCGTCTATCCAAAACTTTGGTAAATGGCACACGAAAAGAATTGTTCCAACAGAGACAACAATTGATGGCCatattgaaaacattgctaaATAGCAACGATGCGGAGTTGATAGAGCAGGCCAAGACTTTGATTAATGCCAGTCCTAAGATCACAGCCGAACGTCTTGAAGTTCCCGAGGACACGCGCAAGGAGTCTGTATATAAGTACATCATGAAAATGTCGGAATTGAGTTTGCATCAAAAGTTGCAACTTCTACGCCGCTTTGACATTCAATGTTCCGTCTCAGAGACCCATCGCAATCGTCTGGTGGAACATTTGCAACGCTGTCTGGCCCCCACCCAAAGATTAAAGGAGTTGGATGCCCATTTGCTGCGTCTACAGCAAAGACATCGCTTCAAAGCGAAACATCAACTTGACCAGCTAATCAGACGTCGCCAGAAATACGAAAAGGTGGTCAAACAAGAACTTCTACCTCTATTTAGCACACTGCAATTGGATGAGCATACTAAAGCGAAAACTGCGAAACAACCTCAGCCGCCTGCCAGTCAGACTCAAAAAGGGAAAGGGCTAAAAGTTCCCCCAGCTCCCCTACAAGGTTTAGCCCAGATTTCACATGTGCAATTTGGAGCCGGCGCTCAGGCTCATCTGGTGGCTATTTGCACAGAATCCCGTGTACTCATATGGAATCTAATGACACTGCGTGTTCAGGCGGGCCTAAAACTATCAGTAACACAATTGGCCTTTGATCCGCTGACCAATCTAATTGCTGTCATCACCAAAAATGATGAAT TGCATGTCTTCCAACTGAATGTTCCATTGCCGATCTATCAGCGCAGCAATATACCCAAAACAaatggtttggtttggttgcCTCGACGTCAACCCAGACAGAGTTCAATTAACTTGGATTGGCAGGCGCAATCCACTTTGCTGATGCTTACACAAAATCAGGAGATAGTCTATTTTGCGGAACCCGGCCAGAGTCCTTCGGATGATGCCCCGGCACCAATGTCATTCGGTTCAGCTGCATCTGGCACGGAGAGCCTATTGAAGCACGCGACATTCGGAAGCTATCTaatcaaacaaaaagcaaGCAGCAATTCCGCCGACGCAGCAAACAGCAAGAAGAGTGGTCCTCTGATAGTGGGACGTGGTACGCATAGTGCTGTCAATGCG TTGGTCAATTTGTCTGCCCACACGATGCCTGCCATGAGTCTGATTTGCAATGAGTTTATTAAATCCCTGCTAACGCCTGCCGATAGCTTGGATACAAGACTCAATGGAAATGGTGATGATGCCGGCCTAACCAATGGCAAATTAAATGGCAATGGTGTGGCCCACAGCGATGAAAGCGATGCAGAAGATGACCAAGATGAGGAACAGCAGCAAGAGCAGGAATCGTTGCAAGTGCGTAAAACTCTGATGGAACAAAATGCCAAACTGGACGAGAGACAAATTGGCCTAGAAGGTGACCACTTGGAGTTGGACGCCAAATTGAAACGAATTGCCGCTCTGGATATACATTTGCAGTTTTAA
- the LOC6643757 gene encoding uncharacterized protein LOC6643757, translated as MWPNFMAVISMLFLALFGWAQAGPVPIVNEHQQLMPKVPQWHCLRYFKHDVLMMRRCRHLRVPTAPRLGDVLIRKRKK; from the exons ATGTGGCCCAACTTTATGGCTGTCATTTCCATGCTATTCCTAGCACTCTTTGGCTGGGCTCAAGCTGGACCCGTGCCAATTGTAAACGAG CACCAACAACTCATGCCCAAGGTACCACAATGGCATTGTCTACGTTACTTCAAACACGATGTCCTTATGATGCGACGCTGTCGACATTTGAGAGTGCCAACGGCTCCGCGTCTCGGCGATGTTCTTATAcgtaaaagaaagaaatag
- the LOC6643758 gene encoding uncharacterized protein LOC6643758: MLVMFVFDKVSARPQRNLQHIAVVENAAWEQTLPQQFQNPFYKTPRVRDALARSSWFGPGEEVVYDRQAEKIPRMEIYNVLSHAGLIPRRRFL; encoded by the exons ATGTTGGTAATGTTCGTTTTCGATAAAGTCTCGGCTCGCCCTCAGAGAAATTTGCAGCACATTGCCGTCGTAGAGAATGCCGCCTGGGAGCAAACATTGCCGCAACAATTTCAGAATCCCTTCTATAAGACACCACGTGTCCGAGATGCTTTAGCCCGTTCCAGTTGGTTTGGTCCCGGCGAAGAGGTG GTCTATGATCGTCAAGCCGAGAAAATTCCACGCATGGAAATTTACAACGTTTTGTCCCATGCTGGTTTAATACCACGTCGACGTTTTCTATAA